In the genome of Bacteroidota bacterium, one region contains:
- a CDS encoding T9SS type A sorting domain-containing protein produces the protein MKRIVLLASAFFCGAAVAMSQIAARIAVQTEEDVIALHQLGLRIDDVKIRERVSSEGTRRFQVSYNPENRFVTIIGSEREIEAAKGRGFNILSLQYLSDEPLPMLHNANMDTIAFQFGWPRSIFNGLSLYENSPTIADINRDGQLNISVTNAWGSYQPTNPPYVITWRRNGAYLPGFPTALQPGFLQSSADAGISAAGDIFGDDKLEIVCGDENGYLYAFNADGTSLTGFPVNFGTFVGVFTPALADFDGDGKCEIAVISHNWDSPYGNAFLHLFKVTATGPVEMPGFPVDLQRGAQNSPAIGDLDGDGELEIVVGTGGIVATPIARIIAFRSTGQVMNGFPFLVGASSVGNSPTLYDVTNDGKLEILIRMKPDNDINGIYAIDYQGQIVPGYPFPITYGNPGSCVAVGDINGDGIPELAYGGVEAVDSGKVWAYDLSGNLLTGYPARVFRTWVDGSVAIADVDGDGKGDVVCGTNGVSNKPGVICGFNYLGQVVQGFPLMPGNPLLNSFETHPTLVDIDGDGDTEIFAGRLDKYVYGWDTPGMFDSTNVWRTFKGNAARTGGQLRSPSAVSVRDREYRPADFRLAQNYPNPFNPTTTIRVSIPVRTDFSLTIHDVLGRQIKSYLFDHGAAGVYGIIWDGTNDNGQAAASGVYFYHLRAGSIVQSRRMVLVR, from the coding sequence ATGAAGCGTATCGTTTTGTTAGCGTCTGCATTTTTTTGTGGTGCCGCCGTTGCGATGTCTCAAATCGCAGCACGTATTGCTGTGCAGACTGAAGAAGATGTGATTGCGTTGCATCAGTTGGGACTTCGGATTGATGATGTGAAGATTCGAGAACGAGTATCATCCGAAGGAACGAGGCGGTTTCAAGTCTCCTACAATCCTGAAAACCGGTTCGTTACCATTATCGGAAGTGAGAGGGAGATAGAAGCAGCAAAGGGGAGGGGATTCAACATCCTCTCCCTTCAGTATCTTTCCGATGAACCCTTGCCCATGCTTCATAACGCAAACATGGATACGATTGCGTTTCAATTCGGCTGGCCCCGATCGATCTTTAACGGATTGTCGCTGTACGAAAACAGTCCCACGATTGCCGATATTAACAGAGACGGGCAGTTGAATATTTCGGTTACAAACGCGTGGGGATCGTATCAACCGACAAATCCCCCGTACGTCATTACGTGGCGAAGAAACGGCGCATATTTGCCCGGCTTCCCCACTGCACTTCAACCCGGTTTCTTGCAGAGCAGCGCCGATGCCGGAATCTCTGCTGCCGGAGATATTTTCGGAGATGATAAGTTGGAGATTGTTTGCGGCGATGAAAACGGCTATCTCTACGCATTCAATGCAGACGGAACGTCACTCACAGGTTTTCCTGTAAACTTCGGCACCTTTGTGGGCGTGTTTACGCCGGCCCTTGCCGATTTTGATGGAGACGGGAAATGCGAGATCGCCGTCATCTCACACAACTGGGATTCGCCCTACGGCAATGCCTTCCTTCATCTCTTCAAAGTGACAGCAACAGGGCCGGTGGAGATGCCGGGCTTTCCCGTTGATCTGCAGAGAGGCGCACAAAACAGTCCTGCAATCGGTGACCTTGACGGCGATGGGGAGCTCGAAATCGTTGTCGGTACAGGCGGTATCGTTGCTACCCCGATTGCACGGATTATTGCCTTCCGTTCGACCGGACAAGTGATGAACGGATTTCCATTTCTTGTCGGTGCAAGCAGTGTCGGCAATTCGCCGACGTTGTATGATGTAACCAATGACGGAAAGCTCGAGATCCTTATTCGCATGAAGCCGGACAACGATATTAACGGAATCTATGCAATTGATTATCAAGGTCAGATTGTTCCGGGCTATCCGTTCCCGATTACATACGGTAACCCCGGTTCCTGCGTTGCTGTTGGTGATATAAATGGCGACGGTATTCCGGAACTCGCTTACGGAGGCGTTGAGGCTGTTGACTCCGGAAAGGTGTGGGCCTACGATCTCTCGGGCAATCTCCTCACCGGGTATCCCGCGAGAGTGTTTCGAACCTGGGTGGACGGCTCCGTTGCAATTGCCGATGTTGATGGCGACGGCAAAGGGGATGTTGTGTGCGGAACGAACGGCGTGTCCAACAAGCCCGGCGTGATCTGCGGATTCAATTATCTCGGACAAGTGGTGCAAGGATTTCCGCTGATGCCGGGCAACCCGTTGTTGAACAGCTTCGAAACCCATCCCACACTGGTTGATATTGACGGCGATGGCGACACGGAAATTTTTGCCGGACGGTTGGACAAGTATGTGTACGGCTGGGATACCCCGGGAATGTTTGATTCGACGAATGTGTGGAGAACTTTCAAAGGGAATGCTGCACGAACCGGAGGGCAGTTAAGGAGTCCCTCGGCAGTCTCGGTCAGGGATCGAGAATATCGGCCGGCGGATTTCAGGTTGGCGCAGAACTATCCAAACCCTTTCAATCCGACAACGACAATCAGAGTCAGTATCCCAGTACGAACAGATTTCAGTCTTACGATTCATGATGTACTCGGCAGGCAAATCAAGTCCTATCTGTTTGATCATGGTGCAGCCGGGGTTTACGGCATCATCTGGGATGGGACGAACGACAACGGCCAGGCCGCCGCAAGTGGTGTTTATTTCTATCACTTACGAGCCGGCTCGATCGTTCAAAGCCGGCGGATGGTGCTGGTTCGTTAA
- a CDS encoding M28 family peptidase translates to MVRIVTVISVFVSMFFLFPAISHTQVDEVLVTIPSLAAIEAVRVAPSTIRFYHRLDDGYLAGTTRIATSYLKKRGIDVVVVDDQPWSESYAIVAKPHPGKTDVSLDRLTGRMLLAGDDFMLVKGSESYFEQLREQGFVCVEIDRWEVPIDATTTRLSESIGQHRYGLIDTLISFVSDTSLRDYIQAMQNFGTRYWNNANRDSVSKWVRAKYLETGITDVKLDSFQYSSTWQANVVATIPGTVDPSKELIVGGHHDSYNSANQNLAPGADDNASGAAGAIEMARVLQLRNYQPAYTMRFMGYAAEEAGLRGSASYAQRARAANRDIRCMQNYDMIANRYQAPTDQSVYVVWYTTSEAYRDLHATMMQMYTPLVPVATTSYRSGSDSYSFWQQNYRTVFCIERNFSPYYHSQNDLLQYLDMTYCANIVKSGLAMLVTLDQMPASVANLRVRDRGNGTSLYAAWDSVHVPDFALYKIYVGRIPGVYDTVYTQTTRSRTIAGLTEGTSYIIGVSIVDVVGREGMVTELTGVPRSVPLPPAGLVTEGLSGCVKLNWRMNTEMDLRGYNVYRTMVPIPGSPFMMLTSTPTLDTLWMDSLQNTGIYEYYVTAVDSQMHESAPSDTVQGSVLTGIRHEAGFSPFSFRLHSNYPNPFNPSTSIRYEVGQSGDVEIQVFDMLGREVATLVNERKSAGSFVAVWNAGEAASGVYYVQLKAEGRIATHRMMLMK, encoded by the coding sequence ATGGTACGAATCGTTACGGTTATCTCTGTTTTTGTCAGCATGTTCTTTCTTTTCCCGGCAATATCTCATACTCAAGTCGATGAGGTGTTGGTCACAATTCCGTCTCTTGCGGCAATTGAAGCCGTTCGGGTGGCCCCGTCAACCATTCGCTTCTATCACCGGTTGGATGATGGTTACCTCGCAGGCACTACGAGAATCGCAACATCATACCTCAAGAAGAGAGGGATAGATGTTGTGGTTGTGGATGATCAACCTTGGAGTGAATCCTACGCAATAGTGGCGAAGCCGCATCCCGGCAAAACAGATGTAAGTCTGGACAGACTGACTGGACGCATGTTACTTGCGGGCGACGATTTCATGCTTGTCAAAGGGTCGGAATCATACTTTGAGCAACTGCGTGAACAGGGTTTTGTCTGCGTGGAAATTGATAGATGGGAAGTGCCAATAGATGCGACAACAACCCGTTTGTCTGAGAGTATCGGGCAGCATCGCTACGGCTTGATTGACACGCTGATCTCGTTTGTTTCAGACACTTCCCTCAGGGACTACATACAAGCAATGCAGAATTTCGGAACGCGCTACTGGAACAACGCGAATCGGGATTCGGTATCGAAATGGGTACGGGCTAAGTACCTCGAAACGGGAATCACGGATGTCAAGCTGGATAGTTTCCAGTACAGCAGCACGTGGCAGGCAAATGTCGTTGCCACGATCCCCGGAACTGTTGATCCGTCGAAGGAGCTTATTGTGGGCGGACATCATGACTCGTACAATTCTGCAAACCAGAATCTTGCGCCCGGCGCCGATGACAATGCCTCCGGAGCAGCCGGGGCAATTGAGATGGCTCGGGTGCTGCAGTTGAGGAATTATCAACCCGCCTATACAATGCGCTTTATGGGATATGCTGCCGAAGAAGCCGGACTTCGGGGCAGCGCAAGTTATGCGCAGCGGGCGAGGGCGGCCAATCGGGATATCCGATGCATGCAGAACTATGATATGATTGCAAACCGGTATCAGGCTCCGACAGATCAAAGCGTGTATGTGGTGTGGTACACAACCAGCGAGGCGTATCGGGATTTGCATGCAACCATGATGCAGATGTACACGCCGCTTGTGCCCGTCGCCACAACGTCATATCGTTCTGGAAGCGATAGCTATTCATTCTGGCAACAGAACTATCGTACGGTGTTTTGCATTGAACGGAACTTCAGTCCGTATTATCACAGCCAGAACGATCTCCTCCAATATCTCGACATGACCTATTGTGCCAACATTGTCAAGTCGGGGCTTGCCATGTTGGTCACGCTCGATCAAATGCCTGCCTCGGTGGCGAATCTCCGGGTGCGGGACCGCGGAAACGGAACATCCTTGTATGCAGCTTGGGATAGTGTCCACGTTCCCGATTTTGCATTGTACAAAATTTATGTCGGCAGAATTCCCGGCGTGTATGACACAGTTTACACACAAACCACGCGTTCCCGAACAATTGCCGGATTAACAGAAGGTACATCCTACATTATTGGCGTTTCGATCGTTGATGTGGTTGGTCGGGAAGGAATGGTAACAGAATTGACCGGCGTCCCCCGAAGTGTACCGCTTCCGCCCGCAGGGCTCGTAACGGAGGGGCTTTCCGGCTGTGTCAAGCTGAATTGGCGAATGAACACTGAAATGGATTTGCGAGGATACAATGTGTACAGAACAATGGTGCCTATTCCAGGTTCACCGTTTATGATGCTCACTTCAACACCAACTCTTGACACACTTTGGATGGATAGCCTCCAGAATACCGGCATCTACGAATACTACGTCACGGCAGTTGATTCACAAATGCATGAAAGCGCCCCGTCGGACACAGTACAGGGGAGTGTCCTAACGGGTATCAGACACGAGGCAGGGTTCTCGCCATTCTCTTTCAGGCTTCACAGCAACTATCCGAACCCGTTCAATCCTTCAACCAGCATCCGTTATGAGGTCGGGCAATCCGGCGATGTGGAAATCCAGGTATTTGACATGTTGGGTCGGGAAGTCGCAACTCTCGTCAATGAGCGAAAGTCCGCAGGATCGTTCGTTGCCGTCTGGAATGCTGGTGAGGCTGCCAGCGGTGTCTATTATGTTCAATTGAAGGCTGAAGGTCGGATTGCCACTCACCGAATGATGTTGATGAAGTGA
- a CDS encoding VCBS repeat-containing protein — MTTKSICLAAVLSACGLFRSADAQVPFSTSPTWTSTDVANYSTGCAWADINQDGWLDLVVANGNDMARQRVVIYLNNGNGTLPTTPSWQSSDIDYHGHLSVGDVNGDGYPDVAVSVYIGAAGFSQKGKVKLYMNNNGTLSSNPTWISSDAVYTFSCAFGDADGDGDLDLAIAGGESYNNRAEQNRIYYNRSGVLDSVPGWKARDAGYSYDVSWADIDNDGDLDLVFANEKGPNRVFMNYGDSIGTVPIWNSADGALNANSLFVADLDGNGLLDLAVSDNNQLGGTGRFKLYRNQGGRLDSIPFWTSSFSGYGSGINLADIDFDGDRDLITGGWWNPVRIYMSQNGSFSTTPQWTSATNSVVEAIVFGDYDNDGLDTLNLQFISNGQTKLYYIPRAPIQRILRLTWNGDPDSVAPFCYDLENGWISFSLPAGLGTHIDVRVVVSHDLDFAVSNWDNTIGNYIFKNTITVSVSEQNHIPPQFRLYRNYPNPFNPSTRIKYELESNGLVALKVYDMLGRQIAILVNEEKPRGLHTIEWVPEEGISSGVYYVRLEGGEKTATSRMVFLR, encoded by the coding sequence ATGACAACGAAATCAATATGTCTGGCTGCAGTTCTGTCGGCTTGCGGATTGTTTCGTTCTGCCGATGCCCAAGTTCCGTTTAGTACATCACCGACGTGGACTTCAACGGATGTTGCAAACTACTCAACAGGTTGTGCATGGGCAGATATAAACCAGGACGGGTGGCTTGATCTCGTTGTGGCAAACGGTAACGACATGGCGCGGCAGCGGGTGGTGATTTATTTGAACAACGGGAACGGCACGCTGCCCACCACACCTTCCTGGCAGTCGTCTGATATTGACTATCATGGACATCTTTCCGTCGGCGATGTGAACGGCGACGGATATCCCGATGTTGCAGTGTCGGTGTACATTGGGGCAGCCGGCTTCAGTCAAAAGGGGAAAGTGAAGCTCTACATGAACAATAACGGCACACTTTCCTCCAACCCTACGTGGATTTCTTCAGATGCAGTGTACACGTTCAGTTGTGCTTTCGGGGATGCGGACGGCGATGGCGACCTCGATCTTGCTATTGCCGGAGGTGAATCGTACAACAACAGAGCCGAACAAAACCGCATCTACTACAACAGATCAGGGGTACTGGATTCAGTTCCGGGATGGAAGGCTCGCGATGCAGGGTATAGCTACGACGTTTCTTGGGCGGATATTGACAACGACGGAGACCTCGACCTGGTTTTTGCGAACGAAAAAGGCCCGAATAGGGTTTTCATGAACTACGGCGATTCGATTGGCACAGTACCGATTTGGAATTCCGCCGACGGAGCATTGAATGCGAATTCACTGTTCGTTGCCGATCTCGATGGTAACGGCCTGCTCGATTTGGCAGTGTCGGATAACAACCAGCTTGGAGGAACCGGCAGGTTCAAGCTGTACCGCAATCAAGGGGGAAGGTTAGATTCGATTCCGTTCTGGACTTCGTCCTTTTCGGGATATGGTTCAGGGATAAATCTTGCCGATATCGATTTTGATGGCGATCGTGATTTGATAACTGGTGGCTGGTGGAATCCGGTTCGCATCTACATGAGTCAAAACGGAAGCTTCTCAACAACGCCTCAATGGACTTCCGCCACAAATAGTGTTGTGGAAGCTATCGTCTTCGGCGACTATGATAATGACGGATTGGATACGCTGAATCTCCAATTCATCAGTAACGGTCAAACGAAATTGTACTATATACCGAGAGCGCCCATTCAACGGATCCTTCGGCTGACGTGGAACGGCGATCCCGATTCGGTTGCGCCGTTTTGCTACGATCTTGAGAACGGCTGGATTAGTTTTTCGCTGCCGGCCGGACTTGGCACACACATCGACGTGAGGGTCGTTGTGTCGCACGATTTGGATTTTGCAGTCAGCAATTGGGACAATACTATCGGCAATTACATCTTCAAGAATACCATCACAGTTTCGGTCAGCGAGCAAAATCACATTCCCCCTCAATTCAGATTGTACCGGAACTATCCCAATCCGTTCAATCCTTCAACACGAATCAAGTATGAACTGGAAAGCAACGGACTGGTTGCGTTGAAGGTATATGACATGCTTGGCAGGCAGATTGCTATTCTTGTGAATGAGGAAAAACCTCGGGGGTTACACACGATTGAGTGGGTACCGGAGGAAGGCATTTCAAGTGGCGTATATTATGTCCGATTGGAAGGAGGGGAGAAAACTGCAACAAGCCGGATGGTTTTCCTCAGATAG
- a CDS encoding DMT family transporter has product MISIRLLLLFCVLIWGWTFVATKMCLAYLDPYELVGLRFGIGLPVLFFVIRLKRLRIEFSRREYRPLAVGAVVIGVHFLIQAVALNYTSATNTGWIIAATPLALAGLSFLILKERIGQKEIAGIAVATLGIIILISRGDFTSLGWLTSIGDWLILASAHTWALYTISTRDISRIRNPLTVTLCVFVPVTVVCLFYILAVKDISTIMVLPADVLVALLFLGVLGTLAQWFWQIGIARIGATRAGIFLYLEPIATTMLAIPLLNESFTFSTACGGLLVMTAVWWAQRK; this is encoded by the coding sequence TTGATCTCGATACGCCTTCTTCTTCTTTTCTGCGTCTTAATCTGGGGCTGGACTTTTGTTGCCACGAAAATGTGTCTGGCATATCTCGATCCGTATGAACTTGTCGGGCTACGTTTCGGCATAGGGTTGCCGGTTCTCTTTTTTGTCATCCGGTTGAAACGCCTTCGAATAGAATTTTCGAGACGTGAGTACCGCCCGTTGGCTGTCGGGGCTGTTGTCATCGGTGTTCATTTCCTTATCCAGGCTGTTGCTCTGAACTATACATCTGCAACAAACACGGGCTGGATAATCGCTGCCACCCCTCTTGCGCTTGCCGGGCTTTCTTTCCTCATTCTCAAAGAACGAATCGGGCAGAAAGAGATTGCGGGAATTGCCGTTGCAACACTCGGCATCATCATTCTCATTTCCAGAGGCGACTTCACAAGTCTCGGCTGGTTGACAAGCATTGGAGACTGGCTGATACTGGCTTCGGCCCACACCTGGGCGTTGTACACGATCTCGACGCGAGACATTTCCCGCATACGCAATCCGCTTACAGTCACGCTGTGTGTGTTCGTTCCCGTTACCGTTGTGTGTCTTTTCTACATCCTCGCTGTAAAAGACATTTCAACAATCATGGTACTTCCTGCAGATGTTCTTGTTGCTCTCCTGTTTCTGGGCGTGTTAGGAACATTGGCCCAATGGTTCTGGCAAATCGGTATAGCGAGAATAGGGGCAACGAGGGCAGGTATATTCCTTTATCTTGAGCCGATCGCAACAACCATGCTGGCAATTCCGTTATTGAACGAGTCCTTCACATTCTCTACAGCATGTGGCGGCTTGCTGGTGATGACAGCCGTGTGGTGGGCGCAACGCAAGTAA
- a CDS encoding DUF2277 domain-containing protein: MCRNIKTLFNFDPPATNEEVEAASLQFVRKLSGFNKPSAANRPAFEQAVAEVAAVARKLIDSLETQSPPRNREVEAEKARKRAAIRFG, from the coding sequence ATGTGCCGCAATATCAAAACACTCTTCAATTTTGACCCGCCAGCCACCAATGAGGAAGTCGAAGCTGCTTCGCTGCAGTTTGTTCGCAAGCTGAGCGGCTTCAACAAACCATCCGCTGCAAACCGTCCGGCCTTTGAACAGGCCGTAGCGGAAGTTGCCGCAGTAGCACGCAAGCTAATTGATTCACTCGAAACACAATCACCTCCGCGGAACAGGGAAGTAGAGGCGGAAAAAGCTCGTAAACGTGCCGCAATTCGATTCGGATGA
- the dusB gene encoding tRNA dihydrouridine synthase DusB: MKIGNIEIDKGILLAPMEDVTDLPFRVICKRLGADIVYTEFVNSEGLVRNTEKTKKKMLFWEEERPFAIQIYGGEPASMYGAAQLAESFSPDIIDINCGCWVKDVAMRGAGAGLLRDLPKMEKIASTVVNAVKTPVTLKTRLGWDKSSIRIVDVARMCEAVGIRALAVHCRTRDQGHKGEVDYSWIPKIKEAVSIPIIVNGDIVSPQNVKTVFDTTGCDAVMIGRGAVLNPWIFRQAKQFMATGELLPEPTIEERVGLLREHLKLSVEFKGERAGVIELRKHYSGFLRGMPHISKVRMELMQYTEAEPILEHLTNFLELYSPSSEAIAV; this comes from the coding sequence ATGAAAATCGGAAATATCGAAATCGACAAGGGCATCCTTCTTGCGCCGATGGAGGATGTGACGGATTTGCCGTTTAGGGTCATCTGTAAGCGGCTGGGGGCGGATATCGTCTATACTGAGTTTGTGAATTCCGAAGGTCTTGTTCGTAACACGGAGAAGACCAAGAAAAAGATGCTCTTCTGGGAAGAAGAACGTCCGTTCGCAATTCAAATCTATGGCGGTGAACCCGCCTCGATGTACGGCGCAGCTCAACTTGCCGAGAGTTTCTCACCCGACATTATTGATATCAACTGCGGCTGCTGGGTGAAAGATGTAGCGATGCGTGGGGCAGGGGCGGGCCTGTTGCGCGATCTTCCGAAAATGGAAAAGATTGCCTCGACAGTCGTTAACGCGGTGAAGACGCCGGTAACGCTGAAGACGCGTCTCGGCTGGGACAAGAGCAGTATCCGTATTGTTGATGTAGCGAGAATGTGTGAAGCCGTCGGTATCCGGGCGCTTGCTGTCCATTGCCGCACACGCGATCAGGGTCACAAAGGCGAGGTTGATTATAGTTGGATTCCGAAGATCAAAGAAGCTGTGTCTATTCCCATTATCGTGAATGGAGATATTGTCTCCCCCCAGAACGTCAAGACTGTCTTTGATACAACAGGTTGTGATGCCGTCATGATCGGACGGGGAGCGGTTCTCAATCCATGGATTTTTCGTCAAGCGAAGCAGTTCATGGCAACGGGCGAGCTCTTGCCGGAACCAACAATTGAAGAACGTGTGGGTCTTTTGCGCGAACATCTGAAACTCTCGGTTGAATTCAAAGGCGAGCGGGCTGGCGTCATCGAACTTCGAAAACACTACTCGGGCTTCTTGCGCGGCATGCCGCATATCTCAAAAGTCCGGATGGAACTCATGCAGTATACCGAAGCGGAGCCGATACTTGAGCATCTCACAAACTTCTTGGAACTCTATTCTCCATCGTCCGAAGCGATTGCCGTTTAG
- the polX gene encoding DNA polymerase/3'-5' exonuclease PolX, with translation MPLDTKTIVSILDEMGTLLELQGANPFKSRAFHNASRALEGVSDDMGDLVDSGGIREIPGIGESIAKIIADLVTKGRSNDYDDLKKAFPPGVPEMLRISGLGPKRVKVLFEQMKITSLDELQDAARANKLANLAGFGEKTEQNILKGIEALRVRSDKHLYPAAFIPANAILHHLKKHKGVVRAEIAGSLRRKKEVIGDVDLVVSAKDSQRPAIMDAFVSHPEVQRVVGKGETKSSVVLTAGINCDLRIVDDSEFPFALNYFTGSKEHNVEMRTRAKQFGWSLNEYGFSEIGADEKRGKAKKIVRCKEEVDLYRALKLSYVPPELRENTGEFVAAEADVLPDLIEERDIRGTFHCHTTYSDGVNSLEQMAKAAKELGWEYLGIADHSKVAAYAGGLSEENVKAQFKEIDELNKRLKGFRVIKGTECDILPNGDLDWSENILASFEYVVASVHSSFKKNEKEMTKRIVKALKNKHVTMLGHPTGRLLLSREGYPVNMVQIINCAADYGKAIEINSHPTRLDLDWRLVKYAKEKGVMIAINPDAHNIEGLRDVFYGVGIARKGWLEKKNVLNSRPLKDMLTLLHIS, from the coding sequence ATGCCACTCGATACAAAAACTATCGTCTCAATCCTTGATGAAATGGGAACGTTGCTGGAATTGCAGGGAGCAAACCCGTTTAAATCCCGCGCATTTCATAACGCATCCCGCGCACTCGAAGGCGTTTCCGATGACATGGGTGATCTGGTTGACTCGGGAGGAATTCGGGAGATTCCGGGGATTGGAGAGAGTATAGCGAAGATCATTGCCGATCTCGTGACGAAGGGTCGGTCGAACGATTACGATGATCTGAAGAAGGCTTTTCCACCAGGTGTGCCTGAAATGCTGAGGATTTCAGGTCTTGGCCCGAAAAGGGTGAAGGTGTTGTTTGAGCAAATGAAGATCACGTCACTCGACGAGTTGCAGGACGCGGCAAGAGCCAACAAACTTGCCAACCTTGCCGGTTTTGGTGAGAAGACAGAGCAGAATATTCTCAAAGGAATCGAAGCTCTGCGTGTTCGAAGTGACAAGCATTTGTATCCTGCGGCATTCATTCCGGCGAATGCTATTCTTCATCATCTCAAGAAGCACAAGGGAGTTGTTCGAGCTGAAATAGCCGGAAGCCTGCGCCGGAAGAAGGAGGTGATAGGTGATGTCGACCTCGTGGTCAGTGCGAAGGATTCACAGCGTCCGGCAATCATGGATGCATTCGTGTCTCATCCTGAAGTTCAGAGAGTGGTCGGAAAAGGGGAGACAAAATCGAGTGTCGTGTTAACGGCAGGAATCAACTGCGATTTGCGAATAGTTGATGACAGCGAGTTTCCGTTTGCGCTGAATTACTTTACAGGCAGCAAGGAACATAATGTTGAAATGCGCACACGCGCGAAACAATTCGGCTGGAGCCTGAATGAGTACGGATTCTCGGAGATTGGAGCAGACGAAAAGCGTGGGAAGGCAAAGAAGATTGTCCGGTGCAAGGAAGAAGTTGATCTGTACAGAGCTTTGAAACTCAGTTATGTTCCTCCCGAACTCAGGGAAAATACCGGTGAATTCGTTGCAGCAGAAGCGGATGTGTTGCCGGATCTTATCGAGGAACGGGATATTCGCGGCACGTTCCATTGCCACACAACATATAGTGACGGCGTCAATTCTCTTGAACAGATGGCAAAGGCCGCGAAAGAGTTGGGTTGGGAGTATCTTGGCATTGCAGATCACAGCAAAGTTGCCGCGTACGCCGGAGGTTTGAGTGAAGAAAACGTGAAAGCGCAGTTCAAAGAAATTGATGAACTCAACAAGAGACTCAAGGGCTTTCGAGTCATCAAAGGGACGGAATGTGACATTCTGCCGAACGGTGATTTGGATTGGTCGGAGAACATTCTGGCCTCGTTCGAATATGTTGTCGCCTCGGTGCACAGCAGCTTCAAGAAGAATGAAAAGGAGATGACGAAACGAATCGTCAAGGCTTTGAAAAACAAGCACGTAACCATGCTTGGCCATCCGACGGGGCGATTGTTGTTGTCACGGGAGGGTTATCCCGTGAACATGGTTCAAATCATCAACTGCGCAGCCGATTACGGTAAGGCAATTGAAATCAATTCCCACCCGACAAGACTTGATCTGGACTGGCGACTTGTGAAGTACGCAAAAGAGAAAGGTGTCATGATTGCAATCAATCCGGATGCCCACAATATCGAAGGACTGCGGGATGTCTTCTATGGGGTGGGGATTGCCCGGAAAGGCTGGCTGGAGAAGAAGAATGTGTTGAATTCAAGACCACTTAAAGATATGCTTACGTTGCTACACATCTCCTAA
- a CDS encoding (2Fe-2S)-binding protein yields MPNVVFVPFNKTKRVKAGATILAAANQADVPIGQSCSGDGICGWCKVTVVSGTDNLAPPTKLEAKLIAEKLFGQNERAACLAIVRGDVAVTTSYW; encoded by the coding sequence ATGCCGAACGTCGTCTTTGTGCCTTTCAACAAAACAAAGCGGGTCAAAGCGGGGGCAACCATTCTTGCCGCTGCAAATCAGGCTGATGTGCCTATAGGACAATCGTGCAGTGGTGACGGTATTTGCGGATGGTGCAAAGTGACGGTTGTTTCCGGTACCGACAATCTTGCACCACCCACAAAGCTCGAAGCGAAATTGATCGCGGAGAAATTGTTCGGCCAAAACGAGAGGGCTGCCTGTCTGGCAATTGTGCGGGGAGATGTTGCAGTCACAACTTCGTACTGGTAG
- a CDS encoding (2Fe-2S) ferredoxin domain-containing protein has translation MPRYQRHIFVCINEREPGHPKGCCLEKGSAEVRDKIKDELKKRGLAPVVRANNAGCLDACEYGVTLVIYPEGIWYGGVKKEDVEEIVDRTIIHGEVIQRLLIPNARYVPESLQYPKLQE, from the coding sequence ATGCCACGATATCAACGTCACATATTTGTTTGCATAAACGAGAGAGAACCGGGACATCCGAAAGGTTGCTGTTTAGAGAAAGGTTCGGCTGAAGTTCGGGACAAGATCAAGGATGAACTCAAGAAACGGGGCCTCGCTCCGGTCGTTCGTGCCAACAACGCCGGTTGTCTTGATGCCTGCGAATACGGCGTAACATTGGTAATCTACCCTGAAGGGATCTGGTACGGAGGAGTCAAGAAGGAGGATGTTGAGGAGATTGTCGACCGCACGATTATTCATGGCGAGGTCATTCAACGCCTCTTGATTCCTAATGCACGGTACGTACCCGAATCATTGCAATACCCGAAGCTTCAAGAATAA